The sequence TACAACATGTGCCTCCaaagaagtataaagtagcataaaatggaaataccaaagtaaagtacaagtaggcTGCTGTACCTCAAGTacacttgactttgactttgacaaGTAGACTAGCCTACTTgtcaaagtcaagtcaaagtcaagtttatttcatccataaaaattgaaattacagtgctcatacccgcctaatacaatacaataaatacaatataatacaagacaatacataaatacaatacaaaatgtataaaaatgtacgtttaaagtgcttgttgtgctgtctgaCAGTCTGAGGTATAAAATACTTGAGTAACAGAACAGGAAATGGGCAGGTACAGTAGCCTGGGAGAGCCCTGGCGGACCAGGCTACTGGGCTGTGGTTGAGGTTGTGATTTTTGGTGTCAAACACATGACATGactgtaaatatataaatatatatatatatagtatatatatatatatatactattataatatataatataatactgTAAACTGTAAACGGCGGTGGGAGAACGGAGCGCGGGAGGCGAATttacgaatcctactatggccacgccaagaccaagacccgcccttcaatagcagctcgattggttaaggttaggtttgggttaaaacggtTTTTAGGGTTAGCCCATTGGTCAGGGGAcctgtaggcctacatgtaagcttggacgcctggccaatagtagtgtgtgaatgctattgaagggcgggtcttggcgtgacAATAAAGGACACAAAACTCAGTGCGCGTTTCTGTGAACAGAAGTGAAACTTAAGGTGTCTGCTGACGTAGGAAACTAAAGTACGGACGAGGTGCAGCCTGTTGGTTCAGAGGGACGACAGGACCCACAGGGACCACAGGACCCACAGGACCTACAGGGACCACAGGACCCACAGGGACCACAGGACCTACAGGGACCACAGGACCCACAGGGACCACAGGACCTACAGGGACCACAGGACCCACAGAGGCGACAGGACCCACAGGACCTACAGGGACCACAGGACCTACAGGGACCACAGGACCTACAGGGACCACAGGACCCACAGAGGCGACAGGACCCACAGACTGGTCACTGCAGAGCCGCTGGTCAGCCGGgggaggatgaagatgaagatgaagagcAGGCTGCTTTATGCTCCCATGGCGATGGTAGTGATGTCAGCATTGGTCGGACTCACCTACTCGACTACAGCTCCTAAAGCGCCGACTACAACTCCTAAGACTACAACTCCTAAGACTACAACTCCTAAAGCGCCGACTACAACTCCTAAGACTACAACTCCTAAGACTACAACTCCTAAGACTACAACTCCTAAACCGCCGACCACGCCAAGATGGACCACCACAACAGGTAGgcatacgcacacacaacaACCAAGATTCTCAATTTCTTAAATTACTTTCTGGTTATgtgtaaacaaaaccaaatcacACTTTATCAATTTAGAAAACACTTGTATTCAGTTTTAATGTTGTGTAACATGACCATCACTAGTCTATAGTCTATAGGAGGTCAGTATTAATCCATCAGTCAGTCAACTAATAGCCAAGAGAGAGCTGATAGGAAAAGGGAGtgcctgtgggtgtgtgtgtgtgtgtgtgtgtgtgtgtgtgtgtttctgcgtgtgtgtgtgtgtgtgtgtctatgtgtgtgtgtctgtgcgtgtgactgtgtgtctgtgtgtgtctgtgtgtgtgtgtgtgtgtttttgtttgtgcgggagtctgtgtgtgtctgtgtgtgtgtggtttgtgcgtgtctgtgtgtgtgtgtgtgtgtgtgtgcgtgtctgtgtgtgtctgtgtttttgtgtgtgtgtgtgtgtgtgtgtgcgtgtctgtgtgtgtgtgtgtgttttctgcgtctgtgtgtgtgtcttgtgtgtgtgtgtgtctgtcgcgtgtctgtgtgtgtctgtgtgtgtgttgtgtgtgtgtgtccggagtctgtgtgtgtctgtgtgtgtgtgtgtgtgtttctcgtgtctgtgtgtgtgtctgtgtgtgtgtgtgtgtgtgtgtgtgtgtgtgtgtgtgtgtgtgtgtgtgttgttgtgtgtgtgtgtatgtgtgtggtttttttgtgtgtgttttttgttttgtgtgtgtgtgtgtttttgtggtgtgtggtgtgtgttgtgtgtgtgtgtggtgggtgtgtgtgtgtgtgtgtgtgtgtgtgtgtggtgtgtttgtctgtgtgtgtgtgtgtgtgtgtctgtgtgtgtatgtgtgtgtgtgtgtgtgtgtgtgtgtatataaacttcctttgttgttttgtcttgttgAAGCTGTGTCTCCGTTCATATTTCAGACGTCATACTGACTCTCAGCAGGTTTTGAGTATGTCCGTTAAATAACTTTATTAtctagtgtgttttttttgagtgtgcagctgttgatggAGACATTTTTGTCCTTTCCATCCACCCCAAACTAATCCCTCCACTTAGTCCTGAAAACACTCAAAGTCTTACACCCTGAAATTCACACAGATTGAAAAGACTTAAAATTACATAAATATCTgtttattatgtatgtataaaaTAGGTGTTTTAGTTTGTCAGTAATTCAGTGCAGTTATGTGAaatttcttaaaggtcccattacatggtgctctttggatgcttttatatagaccttagtggtcccctaatactgtatctgaagtctcttttatatagaccttagtggtcccctaatactgtatctgaagtctcttttatatagaccttagtggtcccctaatactgtatctgaagtctcttttatataggccttagtggtcccctaatactgtatctgaagtctcttttatatagaccttagtggtcccctaatactggatctgaagtctcttttatatagaccttagtggtcctctaatactgtatctgaagtctcttttatatagaccttagtggtcacctaatactgtatctgaagtctcttttatatagaccttagtggtcctctaatactggatctgaagtctcttttatatagaccttagtggtcccctaatactggatctgaagtctcttttatataggccttgaGTGgcccccctaatactgtatctgaagtctcttttatatagaccttagtggtcctctaatactgtatctgaagtctctttttatatagaccttagtggtccctaatagcTATAATTACGGAAGTCtccttatataggccttagtggttcccctaatactgtatctgaagtctcttttatataggccttagtggtccctaatactgtatctgaagtctcttttatatagaccttagtggtcctctaatactgtatctgaagtctcttttatatagaccttagtggtcccctaatactgtatctgaagtctcttttatataggccttagtggtcccctaatactgtatctgaagtctcttttatatagaccttagtggtcctctaatactgtatctgaagtctctttttatatagaccgtagtggtcccctaatactggatctgaagtctcttttatatagaccttagtggtcctctaatactgtatctgaagtctctttttatatagaccttagtggtcccctaatactgtatctgaagtctcttttatatagaccttagtggtcccctaatactgtatctgaagtctcttttatatagaccttagtggtcccctaatactgtatctgaagtctcttttatatagaccttagtggtcccctaatactgtatctgaagtctcttttatatagaccttagtggtcctctaatactgtatctgaagtctcttttatatagaccttagtggtcccctaatactgtatctgaagtctctttttatatagacctttagtggtcctctaatactgtatcttgaagtctcttttatatagaccttagtggtcccctaatactgtatctgaagtctcctttatatagacctttagtggtcccctaatactgtatctgaaggtctcttttatatagaccttagtggtcccctaatactgtatctgaagtctcttttatatagaccttagtggtcctctaatactgtatctgaagtctcttttatatagaccttagtggtcccctaatactgtatctgaagtctcttttatatagaccttagtggtcccctaatactgtatctgaagtctgcagagcaggatacccagggctcggtttacacctatcaccatttctagccactgggggaccataggcaggctgggggaactcatattaatgttaaaaaacctcataaagtgaaattttcatgccatgggaccttttaagattAAGTAATCTAAAGGATGCATGAGTGAAAAGAAGATTTTATATCCTGTTGACAACTTGTCTGTGTCGttgtttcctctttctttctccaggAGCTTCTGGACTAGATTTAAATGGGAAGATGTTCACTTTGTCTCGTAATGGAGGAGGAATATCCTTCTATTCACCCTATTATTCTCCTACCACGCCCCACTACACCACCCGTAGATACACCACTCGTCCCTACTACATCCCCACCCCCCGACCAACCACCACCCCCCGACCAACCACCACTCGCCCCTGGACCACAGCACCTCCTACTAGAGGTGAGTACATTCACAAACTACAtaaccaaacagaaacacagtgtCAGTAATCAGGATaggcaacatgacatcatgactttgcataaGCATACAGGCCACATTTTGTATCAACATGAATGAAAACTATTTATATTGAACACAAAACCTAGGCCTTTCTATTGTCCTCTCTAAATatctttaatgtatttatttggtattttaggctgttttttttatttgtgcacCACAACAACCAAACAGCTGTTCATGTGTTTAGATTGTCACTTAACTTTGTCAACTAAATTTGTCACTCAACACCTTCCATGTGACTCCTGCAGTGTGTGGTCCGGTACATACAATGCTCTTTACCTTCACCCACCATCCATCCCAGAAGACCTGTGTAATATGGAGGTCAGTTCTACAGCGTTGTACAAACTATCCTTTGACAGATATCGCATATAAAAACCAGTACTTGCGAACCTTACAAAAAGGTTCATACAAACGACACATCTATTCGAATCTGGACCAGAGTCTGCCTCACTGTGGACACCGTGAAGAATGTGGCCCAGGTGTTCAGCGACTGGAGCATGAGCATCAGGAAGCTGCTGCCTACTAAGGTAAGAAAGAGTATTGATCAAAGTATCCGAAGCCtttagactatctgtcctatctgagttttctgttgcacgacgacaacttttgaatgtaggCCCTCACATGTTTTGCAGCGGTACCgggcaactgggcgagctcatgaatattaatgagctcaggcagtatgatgtcagactgaccagctgttgtgattggtctgatttctctgcttatttctgttcagtggtagcagttcattttaaaaacaaaaaaaaaaaaaaacacacacatatagatctcaaaaattacaaaaaaaaaaaaggaatattgGTTATGTGTAGAAGGGAACTTTTAAGGagtttataataaatatataatataataaattaaaaaaaaaaaaaaataaaaaaagttcatatatttttcctattttttttttatttatctgtcttttttttaaaataatcataaaaataatttaaataaaaaaaggcaaacaaatataaatagagtgtaaaattttttattttattgttgtagttttttaaaatgaaagtatAATCAGTGGTGATTTTGTTatagaggaaaggaaggaacaAAGGAatgaaatctaaaaaaaaaaacatttttaaaaaagacccctttaatttttcaatttttcaattttttattttaaaatgaatgttgttTATTGGTAGTATTTTGCTATTATATTTTATCAGGGGTGAGAAAGTCCGAAGAAACGCAAAGGCACGGACGCGGGGAAGAGGGTGGTTGAAGAATTTACTAattaatacgttttttttttattgtgtgtgttgttgttgtttttttttcacaaacgctaacacaaaacaacaaaaaaaaaaacaaaaaaaaaggccgAAACTAATAAGGGAAGTGTATAAGGTCTCAAGGTCAAACTATCTTTTTATTataaccaacaaaaaaaaaaatatttattttttttgtaaaatgcaGCTTATCTAAAGGAAAAAATTCTTATACtaaatttgttatttttttatttttttttattttttttttttttttttttttttttttttttatttgtttgtttcttaaaagtaaaaaaacaaggtttacaacaaaaaaaaaaaaaaaaaaaaaaaaaaaaaaaaaaaaaaaaaaaaaaaaaaaaaaaaaaaaaaaaaaaaaaaaataaaaaaagaaaaaaaaataacaaaaaaaaaaaaaaagcaaagtatataaggagagaaaaagaaatgattaaaaaaaataagaagtaaataaaaaaaaaaaaaaaatatataaataaaaaaaattttattatttttattggttgttgtttttttttatagattaaaaaagaagtaagaagaccaaaaaaaaaagaaaaagtctgtTTTCTGTAAACAGGAGCACAATATCGTCGTCCTGAAGGCAGCAGTTCAAATGAGGGGGCAAGGGGGTGCCTCTGATTACCCACAATGCTATTTGCCTTTTTTAgtgttctgtttttatatatactttCCATACTTGGGAATGGAGTACCTGATAGTTTACTTGATGTTGTTATTATTTTCCTGATGTACTTTTTCTGTGCTTCAGTGGCGTTGCCAAACCAACAGATAATGCCAAAGGAGAGAACACTTTCAACAAAAGCACAATAAAAGGTTTGAAGAATACTGCTGCTGACATTAAAGGACACTTTCCTTAAAAAGAACAGTCTTTGTTGGGACTTAGTATTTCATTTGTCAGTCCATATGTCCCATTTAAGTTTGTGGTCGAGCACCATGCcgaggtacttgtactctgtGACAGTATCTAAAGGATCCCCGTATATAAGAGTGGGTTTAGGGGACTGTGCTCTTCTAAAATCAATTGACCTCTCCTTTGTTTTAGAAGTATTTAAGATAAGGTTTGACTTCTTACACCAATCAATACAAAAGTCAAGAACTGGCCCGTGCTCCTCTTCCTGGTCATATAGGAGACTAACCAGGGAAGTATCAGCCGCGTACTTAGGAAAAGTGCTGGTACAGGAGTTTGTGTACAGGATGAACATCAGAGAAGATAAAACACATCCCTGTAGAGATCCTGTACAGGTGGTCACATCGTCAGAGAGTGACATACCAACTCTGACTCGTATTCTACAGCTAAGAAAATCAACAATCCAAGAGACCACATCATCTTCAAGTAAACattcttctgttaaaatatTTGCTAAAATACTGGGCTTAATGGTGTTAAAAGCAGAGGAAAAATCAGCAAATATGATTTTGGCATGAGCCTTTGACTTCTCTAAATGAGTGTACAAAAGATGCAGCAGAGTTGCAACAGCATCTTCAACTCCTCTGGATGCTTGATACGCAAACTGCATAGGGTCCAGAAGGTGCTGCGTTTTGGAGACGATGTAGCTCTTAACTAAGCGCTCAAAGCACTTCATTGCCAGTGAAGTTAATGCAATAGGCCTAAAATCATTAGGTTCTTTAGGCCTATGAATTTTTGGCACTGGTACAATTGTcgatgtttgtgtgggtgtggggaCTTTTTTCAAGTTAAGAGAGGATTTAAAAATGCCTGTAAACACAGGTGTGAGCTGCTCCGCACAATATTTTAGAACATCTCCTCCAATATGGTCAGGGCCAGGGCTTTTTCTAATATTACAGCCTTTAAATAACTTGAGTACTTCTGTCTCTTTCATGCTTATGCTAGGAGGAAGGGCAGTCATAATGAAAGCCTCAgcactctcactgctctcaaAACGGCAGAAAAATGAATTAAGTTGGTTTGCCATTTCCTTACCATCATTGCCATTCAGGGTAAAGGAGGGCTTTCCCCTGCCCTTATGCCGAATGGAGGTCATGTTTTTGATTCCTTTCCATGCCTCTCTTGAGTTACCAGAAGCCAGGGAGGCTTCTAGCTTCTGTTTATAGCTGAGCTTATCCAGCTGTATTTGCCTTTTTATTTGTCTCTGTATATCCCTCCTTGCAAATTCATCCTGATTTtgataagcttttttttttctctttgataagtttttttaatttgccaGATACCCAAGGCTTATCATTTGAATATACCTTGTATGTCTTCGTGGGTATTATAGAGTCTACGCAGAAACAGATGTAATCAGACACAGCCACAACCTGTTCATTAATATCCTGAGCATCTAATACTTCCCAGAGTGTACACTCAAAACAAAGCCAAGATGCTGTCATTACTCCACATCTTAACAGTCTTTACTTGAGGTTTTTCCCTGTCATGTAGTCTCTTATAGACAGGGCGGAGATATACCACATTGTGGTCAGATGCTCCCAGTGGTGGAAGCAGGGAGGCAGTATATGCGTCTTTAACAGTTCCGTAGCACATATCCAGAGTTTGATTCTTCCTTGTGTGGCAGTCAACATACCGATAAAAGGTGCGCAGGGGGCACCTATTAAAATCTCCAAGAATGAATTTTGGAGCACCTGGAGAGAGAGACTCAAGTTTCTGTGAGGTATTAGCCTAAATGTAGTTTCagtggcttttaaaaaaatctgctttAGGGTGTATATATACCACGGTTAAAAAAGATTTGAGGAAACTCCCTGGGGAGATGGTAGGGTCGGAGAGAAAGACACAGCACCACTCATCTCTGATCAGAAGGCAGACTCCGCCCCCCCTTACTTTTCGCTGTGATGTCCGGATCTCGGTTGGTTCTGAACGCCGAGAAGCCCGTGGGCTCCATTGCACTGGACTCGATGTTCTTGTCCAGCCAAGTCTCAGTAATCGCTAAGACACAGGCGCTCCTGTAGTCCTGCTCCTGACAGCTCGTCTGTCTCCGCTCTCGGACTGTGCGTTGATTAGCAGGACTGTAGGCAGAGGGAGTTTATTCTTCAGCTTTTTCAGTTGATGACGAATGCCACCCTTTTTCGCTTTTTCCGTGCAGTTTCCCTGCTAGATTTCTTTTTAAGATAGTTTGGTATTGACTCACCAACATTTGAATGATCCGTTGGTAGGTGAttacgcagcagcagcagagattcTCTGCTGTAGTGAAACTCACGAACAATGCCACAAAGCAGCATGGTGGTTGAGTCCTTGGGTGAAATAGTTGTTTAAAATCACATAAAACAAGCTGATAATTAGTGTTGGGTatggtttggttttttttcgattccggtgctaaatcgatacttttaaaacggtgccggtgcctaaacggtgcctgaaccggtacttttcaataaagttaaaaaaaaaaaaaaaaaaaaaaaaaaataagggtagtaaacaacagtcagtgacttgtttattgctaaggccatggtcaaaattaaagatttaataataatgtaataactataacaataacaataacttatttcaccagtacattgctgttgaaccccagatgggaaaagggtattttacaattactgtgaatgcaccacgaggcaacctgttttaagtgaacgcaccgtctgtgttgtttaattccgacgacggcagctgcaagtgaacgcaccgtctgtgttgtttaattccgacgacggcagctgcgagtgaacgcaccgtctgtgttgtttaattccgaccatataaacatagtactactagtactactagtactagtagtactactactgtatatctatgaattgtgacaacagcagctgctgctgcgctgcagagcagactgttacatccggttgaagtcctccacagtgaaatccagtcacactttacactgtttaacgttagctgtcagcattttaccggtgtttaatccagctgctagctaaaggtaggctaacgttacatgctgtcaggtgtagtgtaaagtcaagcaccgaaatgaggcaccgaaactttcgttcttattcggtctcgttactaccgtttaggtcggcaccggttccctgtTGGCACCgagttttggtacccaaccctagtgataATGCACCACAGGGCGAGATCCATGATAACTGTTCCTGGACGAGGAAGATGCagctaaaaatacaaaataaaaaatacatactaAAAATCACAATCACTCAGGTagacaaaaaaggaaagaaaacaacagacaaatgcCAGCGTGAAAACACCGCGGGGCAGCCACTGTGCAGCGCCCCCTCTTTTGTGGTAACTACAAAGTTCTCAGTTACTATCTCagttactttttgggagaagtaatttgtaactgtaactaataaCTTTTTTAAAGTGAGATGACCAACGCTGCTGAAAAGGCTTTAACACTTTGATCATAGAAATACAATAACTTGAACAACTTATTGGATCATCTTTAATCTTCATCATTGTCCCTGATATAATctaattgctgtgtgtgtgtgtgtgtgtgtgtgtgtgtctgtatctctctgtgtctgtatctctgtgtgtctttgtgtgtatgtgtctgtatctgtgtgtgtgtctgtatgtgtgtgtgtgtgtgtgtgtgtgtgtagtatgtctGGTCAGGTGAGCCTGTGATTGATTTTTCAGGTTTTGATGGTCAGGTGACAGACGTCCAGGTCTGGGATTATCCTCTCCACTACAGAGAAGTCTTCAACTACATGATCAGCGGTAGCTacgggtatgtgtgtgtgtataaatataattaattgtattattatagTTTTTATAAACATGGACTGGTGTTAAATCCACCATTTGAAAATACAATTGTGATTTCAGGTCGTACTCTGGCTCCGCCCTCTCCTGGTCCTACATCAGCTACTCCCCCAGAGGAGACGTCCTGCTGGAGGACGCCTATCAACCGCAGTGGCAGGACCGACAGCCAATCAGCCGCAGCAAGGAGAGGAAATGGCGTCGGCCAAAGGGAGAGAAGAAGACCATGGAGTTTTTCCATTTTAACGAGGGAAAGAGAGAACAGctttaaaacaaaagctgtaGCCTCCGTTTTTCACTTAATAATCAAGCAACAATTAATGATAAATGACATTAAAGGCGCAAAATGACCCtataggggttaataacagatgtgtaccgagtcggccgttctctgggacatgttttcatgctaatctaatgtgtctctagcttgaaacaagctagcgcaaaccgcta comes from Perca fluviatilis unplaced genomic scaffold, GENO_Pfluv_1.0 PFLUV_unplaced_scaf_115, whole genome shotgun sequence and encodes:
- the LOC120555036 gene encoding mucin-2-like; protein product: MKMKMKSRLLYAPMAMVVMSALVGLTYSTTAPKAPTTTPKTTTPKTTTPKAPTTTPKTTTPKTTTPKTTTPKPPTTPRWTTTTGASGLDLNGKMFTLSRNGGGISFYSPYYSPTTPHYTTRRYTTRPYYIPTPRPTTTPRPTTTRPWTTAPPTRGEYIHKLHNQTETQLCGPVHTNDTSIRIWTRVCLTVDTVKNVAQVFSDWSMSIRKLLPTKYVWSGEPVIDFSGFDGQVTDVQVWDYPLHYREVFNYMISGSYGSYSGSALSWSYISYSPRGDVLLEDAYQPQWQDRQPISRSKERKWRRPKGEKKTMEFFHFNEGKREQL